TCACCGCGAGCGGTGACAACTCGGCTCCTCTTGATCCCAAGCACCCGGTCGTGGCGGACCTCCGGCATGGACTGTGGGGGGGAAGCATGTTCAGGAAGTTCCGGTCGTTCGCCATTGCGGGCGGGGCTGCCCTCGCGGTCACCTTGATGGTCGGAGGAACGGCTCAAGCGGCATCGGAGGCGGTCGCGGTCGTCGAGAAGACCACCAGCGACGATGGCGTCACCACCACCACCCTGAGCAACGGGGTCGTGATGGAGGAGGCCCCGGAAGGTACCGCTGAAGCCCGCAGCAAGAAGTGCGGCTCGAAGGAAGTCTGCTTCTGGAAGAAGAAGAACTACGAAGGCTCCAAGCTCAGCATCTCCCTGCCAGGCACGGACTGCTACACCCTGGTGGGTGGGGTGTTCCTGGTGCGGTCGCTCAAGGTCGGCGCCCAGGACGGCATCACCGCGATGCGCACGGAGGAGAACTGCAAGGGCACGCCGTCACCGAGCTACGCCGGAGGCGCGAAGGTACCCAACACCGAGTTCGCCATGGAATCCGTCCGCTGAGCCAGTCGCGAGACCGGAGCACGGCTCGGCCTCTCCGCCTTGAAGCGTGCCGTCCACGCCTTGAACGTCGGGAACGCCTTCGCCGCGGTGCCTCCGGACGGATTGAACCCGAGCTGGTTCATCGTCACCTCACCGAGGGTGGTGCCCTCCAGGCCTGTACCTGACGGCGGGCCACGTGCCTGCCACTCACGAGGAGGACGAGGCCCAGTGCAACGAGGACGCCGACGCCCGGATTTCCCTCTCCGTGCCCTGAGCTCCCTGAAGCGCCTGCTAGTCGCAATAGTCTCCGCCCCGGTCGGTGGCGACGAGATG
This region of Pyxidicoccus trucidator genomic DNA includes:
- a CDS encoding peptidase inhibitor family I36 protein yields the protein MFRKFRSFAIAGGAALAVTLMVGGTAQAASEAVAVVEKTTSDDGVTTTTLSNGVVMEEAPEGTAEARSKKCGSKEVCFWKKKNYEGSKLSISLPGTDCYTLVGGVFLVRSLKVGAQDGITAMRTEENCKGTPSPSYAGGAKVPNTEFAMESVR